The following proteins are encoded in a genomic region of Mesoplodon densirostris isolate mMesDen1 chromosome 12, mMesDen1 primary haplotype, whole genome shotgun sequence:
- the GTF3C6 gene encoding general transcription factor 3C polypeptide 6 isoform X2, producing the protein MAAPAGGAHSSEAARRSGGMAAAAEEPSRGYWDEEEEEEEEEEEEAEQLVLVELSGIIDSDFLSKCENKCKILGIDTEKPILQVDSYVFAGEYEDTLGTCVIFEENVEHVDAEGNNKTVLKYKCHTMKKLSMTRTLLTEKKEGEENIVTM; encoded by the exons ATGGCGGCCCCGGCGGGCGGGGCCCACAGCTCGGAGGCCGCGCGGAGGAGCGGCGGCATGGCGGCGGCGGCCGAGGAGCCGAGTCGGGGGTACtgggacgaggaggaggaggaggaggaggaggaggaggaggaggca GAGCAGTTGGTTCTGGTGGAATTATCAGGAATTATTGACTCAGACTTTCTctcaaaatgtgaaaataaatgcaAGATTTTG GGAATTGATACTGAGAAGCCCATTCTGCAAGTGGACAGCTATGTCTTTGCTGGAGAGTATGAAG ACACTCTTGGGACCTGTGTTATCTTTGAAGAAAATGTTGAACATG TGGATGCAGAAGGCAATAATAAAACAGTGCTAAAATATAAATGCCACACAATGAAGAAGCTCAGCATGACAAGAACTCTTCtgacagaaaagaaggaaggagaagaaaacatag TGACTATGTGA
- the GTF3C6 gene encoding general transcription factor 3C polypeptide 6 isoform X1, with translation MAAPAGGAHSSEAARRSGGMAAAAEEPSRGYWDEEEEEEEEEEEEAEQLVLVELSGIIDSDFLSKCENKCKILGIDTEKPILQVDSYVFAGEYEDTLGTCVIFEENVEHVDAEGNNKTVLKYKCHTMKKLSMTRTLLTEKKEGEENIGGVEWLQIKENDFSCRPNMICSFLHDHEEDEVVAPDPDKSLELEEQEIQMKDNSNLSYEQEKPPNLDIEDSGPLIDIPSSETEGSVFTETQETALEITPR, from the exons ATGGCGGCCCCGGCGGGCGGGGCCCACAGCTCGGAGGCCGCGCGGAGGAGCGGCGGCATGGCGGCGGCGGCCGAGGAGCCGAGTCGGGGGTACtgggacgaggaggaggaggaggaggaggaggaggaggaggaggca GAGCAGTTGGTTCTGGTGGAATTATCAGGAATTATTGACTCAGACTTTCTctcaaaatgtgaaaataaatgcaAGATTTTG GGAATTGATACTGAGAAGCCCATTCTGCAAGTGGACAGCTATGTCTTTGCTGGAGAGTATGAAG ACACTCTTGGGACCTGTGTTATCTTTGAAGAAAATGTTGAACATG TGGATGCAGAAGGCAATAATAAAACAGTGCTAAAATATAAATGCCACACAATGAAGAAGCTCAGCATGACAAGAACTCTTCtgacagaaaagaaggaaggagaagaaaacatag GTGGTGTGGAATGGCTGCAAATCAAGGAAAATGATTTCTCCTGTAGACCCAACATgatttgtagttttctgcatgATCATGAAGAGGATGAAGTTGTAGCTCCAGACCCAGATAAATCTTTGGAGTTGGAAGAGCAAGAGATTCAAATGAAAGATAATTCAAACCTGAGTTATGAACAGGAGAAACCACCAAACTTGGACATAGAGGATTCTGGTCCTCTTATTGATATCCCTTCTTCTGAGACAGAAGGCTCTGTTTTTACGGAAACTCAAGAAACTGCCTTAGAAATCACTCCTCGATGA